A single Macaca mulatta isolate MMU2019108-1 chromosome 11, T2T-MMU8v2.0, whole genome shotgun sequence DNA region contains:
- the NINJ2 gene encoding ninjurin-2 isoform X4, whose amino-acid sequence MPGSSDPRRSQPINLNHYATKKSVAESMLDVALFMSNAMRLKAVLEQGPSSHYYITLVTLLSLSLLLQVAIGVLLVVIARLNLNEVEKQWRLNQLNNVATVLVFFTVVINVFITAFGAHKTGFLTARASRNPLNTTQDPGTGPGTPTSFLRDLPGSWALSTAQESF is encoded by the exons CCTGGAAGCTCCGACCCCAGGAGGAGCCAGCCCATCAACCTGAACCATTACGCCACCAAGAAGAGCGTGGCGGAGAGCATGCTGGACGTGGCCCTGTTCATGTCCAACGCCATGCGGCTGAAGGCAGTGCTGGAGCAGGGACCGTCCTCTCACTACTACATCACCCTGgtcaccctcctcagcctctctctGCTCCTGCAGGTGGCCATCGGCGTCCTGCTCGTGGTCATCG CACGGCTGAACCTGAATGAGGTAGAAAAGCAGTGGCGACTCAACCAGCTCAACAACGTGGCCACCGTCTTGGTCTTCTTCACCGTGGTCATCAATGTTTTCATTACAGCCTTCGGGGCACACAAGACAGGCTTCCTGACTGCCagggcctcaagaaatcctctcaaTACAACCCAGGACCCAG GTACTGGGCCTGGAACTCCTACCTCCTTCCTCCGTGACCTGCCAGGCTCATGGGCACTGTCCACAGCCCAGGAGAGCTTCTGA
- the NINJ2 gene encoding ninjurin-2 isoform X5, which translates to MLDVALFMSNAMRLKAVLEQGPSSHYYITLVTLLSLSLLLQVAIGVLLVVIARLNLNEVEKQWRLNQLNNVATVLVFFTVVINVFITAFGAHKTGFLTARASRNPLNTTQDPGTGPGTPTSFLRDLPGSWALSTAQESF; encoded by the exons ATGCTGGACGTGGCCCTGTTCATGTCCAACGCCATGCGGCTGAAGGCAGTGCTGGAGCAGGGACCGTCCTCTCACTACTACATCACCCTGgtcaccctcctcagcctctctctGCTCCTGCAGGTGGCCATCGGCGTCCTGCTCGTGGTCATCG CACGGCTGAACCTGAATGAGGTAGAAAAGCAGTGGCGACTCAACCAGCTCAACAACGTGGCCACCGTCTTGGTCTTCTTCACCGTGGTCATCAATGTTTTCATTACAGCCTTCGGGGCACACAAGACAGGCTTCCTGACTGCCagggcctcaagaaatcctctcaaTACAACCCAGGACCCAG GTACTGGGCCTGGAACTCCTACCTCCTTCCTCCGTGACCTGCCAGGCTCATGGGCACTGTCCACAGCCCAGGAGAGCTTCTGA
- the NINJ2 gene encoding ninjurin-2 isoform X3, with the protein MMYMPGSSDPRRSQPINLNHYATKKSVAESMLDVALFMSNAMRLKAVLEQGPSSHYYITLVTLLSLSLLLQVAIGVLLVVIARLNLNEVEKQWRLNQLNNVATVLVFFTVVINVFITAFGAHKTGFLTARASRNPLNTTQDPGTGPGTPTSFLRDLPGSWALSTAQESF; encoded by the exons CCTGGAAGCTCCGACCCCAGGAGGAGCCAGCCCATCAACCTGAACCATTACGCCACCAAGAAGAGCGTGGCGGAGAGCATGCTGGACGTGGCCCTGTTCATGTCCAACGCCATGCGGCTGAAGGCAGTGCTGGAGCAGGGACCGTCCTCTCACTACTACATCACCCTGgtcaccctcctcagcctctctctGCTCCTGCAGGTGGCCATCGGCGTCCTGCTCGTGGTCATCG CACGGCTGAACCTGAATGAGGTAGAAAAGCAGTGGCGACTCAACCAGCTCAACAACGTGGCCACCGTCTTGGTCTTCTTCACCGTGGTCATCAATGTTTTCATTACAGCCTTCGGGGCACACAAGACAGGCTTCCTGACTGCCagggcctcaagaaatcctctcaaTACAACCCAGGACCCAG GTACTGGGCCTGGAACTCCTACCTCCTTCCTCCGTGACCTGCCAGGCTCATGGGCACTGTCCACAGCCCAGGAGAGCTTCTGA